The window GCGCGATCACAGGCGTTGGCAATGCGCTGCCGCTTCAAGTCCTCCGGCTTGTCGAACTTTGCCAGCAAGCGGCAACCGGCGACGTCGAAGCCAGACAATGGGCTCTGGAGTTGGAAGCGGCGATGGCGGTGCTGTCGAAGTTCGATGAGGGAGCCGACCTCGTGTTGTACTACAAGCGACTGATGGTGCTCGAAGGCGACCCCGAATACCAGCACCACTTCAATCCCTCTGACGCGCTGAGCGACAGCCAACAGGCGTTCATCGACGATCAGTGGCGTCTGTTCAAGAATTGGTGGGCGCAGTGGCCGGGTGCGAAAAACGCTGCCCGCCCCCTCGCTCAATGACTTGGCAAAACTGACCTTAGGATGGGACCGTTGTCCCGTCCGAGGTCTCGTTTTGCTGAACCGTCGTCGAGTTGGTCGCTCGGGACATTGGTCCCAAGCTACGAATCCAACAAATCTCAGCACCTAGAGTCTCGTAAATGATGCAGCTGTTTGAGAATGTGAAAGTAATCGACACGCACACCGGTGGAGAGCCGACGCGCGTCGTCGTCGCAGGCGGACCGGACTTAGGTAACGGGCCGCTCATTGAGCGGGTTCGACGAATGCAGCGGGATTCCGATCACTTTCGTCGCATGATGATTACCGAGCCACGTGGTAACGAAGCGATGGTCGGCGCGCTCCTCTGCGAACCGACGGACCCTGATTGTGTTGCGGCAGTCATTTTTTTTAATAACCGAGATTACCTCGGTATGTGTGGACACGGCACCATCGGAGTCGCTGCGGCGATGGCGTACGCTGGTCGCATCGAGCCCGGCGTCCATCGGCTGGAAACACCGGTGGGTGTGATCACGTTTCGCCTGACCGGTGCCAATCAAGTTTCTTTTGATAATGTGCCCAGCTATCGCTTGCATCACGACATCGCGGTGGATGTCGACGGTTTGGGCACCGTCCGTGGCGACGTCGCCTGGGGTGGCAACTGGTTCTTTCTGACTGCATCTCCGCTGCCGCTATCACTCTCGCATCTAAGGGAACTCAATCACGCGGCGCAGGACATTCGCGATGCGCTCCGGCGTGATGGCGTGAGCGGTGTCGCTGGCGCGGAGATTGATCATGTCGAGTTTTTTGGTGCAGCGCAAGCGGAGGACGCCGATAGCCGCAACTTTGTCTACTGCCCAGGCGGTGCCTACGACCGCTCGCCCTGCGGGACCGGCACCAGCGCCAAACTGGCATGCTTGGCAGCAGACGGCAAGCTGAAACCAGGCGAACCATGGATCCAGGAGAGCATCATCGGCAGCCGATTTGTCGGCAGTTACGAGCCGAGTGGTCCCGGAGCCATCCTCCCCACTATCACCGGGACCGCCTATGTGTACGGGGAATGCTGCTTCGTTGCACAGGTGGGGGACCCGTTCCCGCACGGTATCGGATAGTCGCTGATCGCTCCGTCGATCAGTAGGACAGCGCATCATGGAAGCGCATCATGGATTCGCGGTTTAAACGTGAGCGAGCCGTCAATTTGCCGGTCGCCAAAACGATGGATCGGCGGAGCGATCCACCACCAACTTACTCGGCAACGATTGCAATGACACGATGAGCTCTGAACTGCCCTATTACAGCGTCTTTGATCTTTTCAAGATTGGCATTGGCCCATCGAGCTCGCATTCGGTCGGCCCTATGCGGGCTGCGGAGATGTTCCTGCATGAACTGTCCGAGCGTCATCTAATCGCGAGCGTCCAACGCGTACGTGTTGATCTCTATGGTTCTCTCGCTCTGACCGGTCTCGGCCACGCCACCGACATTGCCGTGCTGATGGGCTTGCAAGGCGAGGTTCCCGATCAGATCGATCCTGAATTAACCGCTGAAAAGATCCAGTCCATCCGCCAAGACAAAAAATTGCAACTGGCCGGGAACCAACAGATCGTCTTTGATGAAAATACCGATCTGGTGTTCAACCGCAGAACCACGCTGGACACCCATTCCAATGGCATGCGGTTTCAGGCATTCGAGACTTGCGACGCAGTAAGTCCAGTCTACGAAGCAACCTACTTCTCCATTGGTGGCGGGTTCGTCATTCCTGCGCAGATTACAGACGATGAAACGACGGGGATTCGCTCGCCAGCTTCGCCCGAGGTGCCCGTTCCTTATCCATTTTCGTCCGCGCGCGAGTTACTGGAATTGACTCAGCAGCATGGTATTTCCATCAGTGACCTAGCCCTCGCGAATGAACGAGCATTGCGGAGCGACGAGGAAATTCGCGAGGGTCTTGATCGGATTTGGAAAACGATGCGGGACTGTGTGGAGCGAGGTTGCCGGGTCGAGGGCATCCTGCCTGGTGGACTGAAGATCCGTCGCCGCGCCCCTGGTTTGTTTCGCAAATTGAGCGAACAGAGCGATTCCGAGATGCGCGACCCGATGACGGTTCTCGATTGGGTCGATCTGTACGCGTTGGCAGTCAATGAAGAGAATGCAGCGGGAGGGCGGGTCGTGACGGCACCGACCAATGGGGCGGCTGGCATCGTCCCGGCACTGCTGCACTATCTCGATCGATTTTGTGATTCGGTCACACCGGATACGATCCGACGATTCCTACTGACCGCTGCCGTGATCGGCTCGCTCTACAAACGCAATGCTTCCATCTCCGGTGCGGAGGTGGGTTGTCAAGGCGAGGTCGGCGTGGCCTGTTCGATGGCTGCAGGTGCATTGACCGAAGCGTTGGGAGGGACGCCCCGGCAAGTAGAACAAGCTGCCGAGATCGGCATGGAGCATAATCTTGGATTGACCTGCGATCCGATCAAAGGCCTCGTGCAAGTCCCCTGTATCGAGCGTAACGCCATGGGAGCGGTCAAAGCGATCAACGCGAGTCGCTTAGCGTTACGCGGAGACGGCGAGCATTTCGTCTCACTCGACCGCGTCATCCGCGTGATGAAACGCACCGGAGCGGACATGTCATCACGTTACAAAGAAACATCCCGAGGTGGGCTCGCCGTCAACATCAGTGAATGCTGAGATCACATCATGATGCCCGCAGCCCCCGACGCCGGAAGGCGACAGTGAGACGCCGCTGTTCGCATTAAAATTCCTTGGCGATGCGGTCACCGGTGGCCTGGTCAATGTTCCGCCAGTACTCCACTGCGCGCTCCAGCACGGGTTTCGTGACATCTGCCTTGAGGTGCCCCACTACGTTGGAAACCAAGCGATCACGGGCGGCGTCGTCCATGACATCGCGGACGAGCGTTCCAGCTTGGCCAAAATCGTCATCGTCTTGACGCAGCGTGTAGGCGGAGCGGATGAACTCGCCATTGGCGGCCCACGTCGCTGATTCCGGATAACGCTCCGGATCAGCCGCCGGACCGCCCTTGGAATTGGGTGCGTACACCGGGTCGCTTACATTCTCCACCCGCATCGGGCCGTCTTTGCTATAGCTGAAGACCGGACACTGAGGTTTGTTAACCGGAATTTGTTTGTAGTTGACGCCGATCCGGTGACGGTGGGCGTCCGCGTAGGCGAACATGCGGCCGAGCAACATCTTGTCAGGGCTAATACCGATGCCCGGCACCAAATTATTGGGTTCAAATGCAGCTTGCTCGATCTCGGTATGGAAATCGGTTGGGTTGCGATGCAGTGTCAGTCGACCAACCTCCTGCAGTGGATAATCCGCATGTGGCCAAACCTTCGTAAGATCGAATGGATTGAATCGATAGGTCGCCGCCTCCTCGAACGGCATGATCTGCATGTGCAAAGTCCAACGGGGGTAGTCACCGTGCTTGATCGAGTTGAACAAATCACGCCGGTGGTAGTCGCTATCGCTGCCTGCGATCTGATCAGCCTCCGCTTGGGTCAAAAACTCAATTCCTTGATGAGTCTTGAAATGGTATTTCACCCAGAAGCGTTGACCACTTGCATTCACCCACATGTACGTATGACTGGAGTATCCGTTCATATGCCGGTAGGTCTTCGGGATCCCCCGGTCGCCCATCAGCCATGTGACTTGGTGGGCTGACTCAGGCGAAAGCGTCCAGAAGTCCCACTGCATATCGTGGTCTCGAAGTCCGTTGTCAGCCCGTCGTTTCTGGGAGCGGATGAAGTGCTGGAACTTTAAGGGATCGCGCACGAAGAACACGGGCGTGTTATTGCCGACCATGTCATAGTTGCCCTCGCTCGTATAGAACTTCAGTGCAAACCCACGCGGGTCCCGCCATGTGTCGGGACTGCCTCGCTCTCCGGCAACCGAAGAGAAACGGATCAGCGTGTCGGTTTTCGTGCCCGGTTGGAACACTGCCGCTTTTGTAAAGGCACTCACGTCATGGGTGACTTCAAAATGACCAAATGCGCCCGAGCCCTTCGCATGCGGCTGACGCTCGGGGATGCGCTCGCGATTGAAATTGGCCATCTGCTCGATGAGGTAATGATCATGGAGCAAGATGGGACCATCGGGACCGACACTCAGGGAGTGCTCGTCACTAGCGACGCCAATTCCCGCATCAGTCGTCGTGGGATTGCGATCGTTGTTCGTCATCTTGAAATTTCCTTTCAGGTAGGCATCGGGGCAAACGCGACCGCAGTGTAACACTTGGCAGTACCACGATGAGCCGCAGCAGGGCCGAAATTGATCTCTCAACGACCACCTTGATCAAAATCCGACCTTAGCCTGTCACTGACCCTGGACAGCAACCGTCTTGCCTAAGCTTGGCACGCAAAATGCATTGAGCGCAAGCACGCATATTGAGCGTTCGGATTGTCCTGGACACTTCACGCGGTCGCGGTCCCAATTACAAAGTTACAACAAAGATATCTTCATGGTTTGGTTGATTGGCTGGGTCGTCTTCGGACTGCTGATTGGACTCATCGCGCGAGTTTTAGTACCAGGAGAGCAGCAGTTGGGGTGCCTCCGCACCATGCTGTTAGGTATCGCGGGATCGTTCGTCGGTGGAGCCCTTGGATATCTGTTTCAAGGTGGTTCGTTGGTCCAATCGAGCGGTTGGATCGGGTCACTGGTGGGCGCTGTGATCTTGCTCGTTATCTGTGTTCGTCGAGGAAAGTTCATCGACTAAGAAACTCTTGCTAGTCGCCGGCTGCGTAAGACCGCGCGGCGGTGTGGAATGATCGCTTCAACGTGGCGTGTTGGTTCGATTCGCTAAGTCACGAGCCAACCGACTGCGGCTCGTCCTGCTTGGCTTGGAGACAGCATCCCCAGTTGGACCTATGATCTAACGAGTTGCACGTATTCTTTTTGTTTCGCACTTCGCTGACGATCGCTTCTCATCGATTCCAACCTCATCGAACCATTCTCCATGTCCGACACCACGGGTTACCAACTCGCACTTTTGCACCGTAATTCCCAAGCTAAAGCGGCACAGCGTTCCACACTTATTTATCTCGGGATCAGCGCGACGTTGCTGGGGCTGATGCTAGCGGACTACCTCACTCCATTAGGGGTGGCGGTTTGGATTTTTTACTTGATTCCGATCACGTTTTCACTGTTTCTCCGATCCAAAGGCATGCCGCTGCTGGTGACCGCAGCGTGTACCGTGCTGATGGCGGTCACATTTGTGACGGACATTGACGGTGCCGACCGAGACATTGCCCAGATCAATCGCATCTTCGGAATTTCAAGCTTCTGGATCATCGGGACGGTGGGCTATTTCTACATCGCCAATAACACCATTGTCAGGCAACAAGCTTGGATTCAGTCGGGCAAAGCTGGTCTCGCCGGTACGATGGGCGGCGATCTCAAACCAGCGGCCTTCGGCGAGAACGTGTTGACGTTTTTGGCGGAGTTCGTAGATGCCGATGTCGGAGCGTTCTTCGTCAGCGACGGCGAGGTCTTCAACCGCACGGCAACCCATGGCATTTCGAGTGCCGCGAACATGCTCGATCAAGCTTCCGCGTCGGAAGGTTTGATCGGTCGAGCGATAAAGAGCGGTCGCCTGATTCATTTCACCGATGTCCCTGATGGCTACCTCACAGTCGGTACTTCGCTAGGCCAGGCCCAGCCGCATAGCGTGGTGATTGTGCCCATGAATACGGAAAAAGAAGTGAACGCGGTTGCTGAACTTGGCTTCATGCGTCCTGTGTCGGAAGACGTTTTAGCGTTCTTGGAGACGATTTCTGAGCCCGTGGGCGTGGCCGTCGCATCGTCGCGCTACCGCTCGCATCTGCATCAACTGTTGCTTGAAAAACGCCAGCAGGCTGAAGAACTGCAGCAACAGGGTGAGGAACTCAGGGTCTCCAACGAGGAGCTCGAAGTCCAAAGTCAGGTGCTTCAGCAATCTCAAGCGCAGCTGGAGCAACAACAAGTCGAGCTCGAACAGAGTAATATTCAATTGGAGGAGCATGCACAACTGCTGCAGTCCCAACGTGACGAATTGGCCCGTGCGACTTTGGCAACCCAGGCCAAAGCGAAGGAAGTCGAAGCGGCCAGTCGCTACAAGTCCGATTTTCTCGCCAACATGTCACATGAACTGCGGACCCCGCTGAACTCGTCGCTGATCCTCGCCAAGTTGCTGGCGGAAAACGCCAGCGGCAACCTCACGCCGGAACAGGTGGAATCGGCCGAGACGATTCATTCGGCAGGCAACGACCTTCT of the Allorhodopirellula heiligendammensis genome contains:
- a CDS encoding proline racemase family protein, whose protein sequence is MMQLFENVKVIDTHTGGEPTRVVVAGGPDLGNGPLIERVRRMQRDSDHFRRMMITEPRGNEAMVGALLCEPTDPDCVAAVIFFNNRDYLGMCGHGTIGVAAAMAYAGRIEPGVHRLETPVGVITFRLTGANQVSFDNVPSYRLHHDIAVDVDGLGTVRGDVAWGGNWFFLTASPLPLSLSHLRELNHAAQDIRDALRRDGVSGVAGAEIDHVEFFGAAQAEDADSRNFVYCPGGAYDRSPCGTGTSAKLACLAADGKLKPGEPWIQESIIGSRFVGSYEPSGPGAILPTITGTAYVYGECCFVAQVGDPFPHGIG
- a CDS encoding L-serine ammonia-lyase translates to MSSELPYYSVFDLFKIGIGPSSSHSVGPMRAAEMFLHELSERHLIASVQRVRVDLYGSLALTGLGHATDIAVLMGLQGEVPDQIDPELTAEKIQSIRQDKKLQLAGNQQIVFDENTDLVFNRRTTLDTHSNGMRFQAFETCDAVSPVYEATYFSIGGGFVIPAQITDDETTGIRSPASPEVPVPYPFSSARELLELTQQHGISISDLALANERALRSDEEIREGLDRIWKTMRDCVERGCRVEGILPGGLKIRRRAPGLFRKLSEQSDSEMRDPMTVLDWVDLYALAVNEENAAGGRVVTAPTNGAAGIVPALLHYLDRFCDSVTPDTIRRFLLTAAVIGSLYKRNASISGAEVGCQGEVGVACSMAAGALTEALGGTPRQVEQAAEIGMEHNLGLTCDPIKGLVQVPCIERNAMGAVKAINASRLALRGDGEHFVSLDRVIRVMKRTGADMSSRYKETSRGGLAVNISEC
- a CDS encoding catalase; this encodes MTNNDRNPTTTDAGIGVASDEHSLSVGPDGPILLHDHYLIEQMANFNRERIPERQPHAKGSGAFGHFEVTHDVSAFTKAAVFQPGTKTDTLIRFSSVAGERGSPDTWRDPRGFALKFYTSEGNYDMVGNNTPVFFVRDPLKFQHFIRSQKRRADNGLRDHDMQWDFWTLSPESAHQVTWLMGDRGIPKTYRHMNGYSSHTYMWVNASGQRFWVKYHFKTHQGIEFLTQAEADQIAGSDSDYHRRDLFNSIKHGDYPRWTLHMQIMPFEEAATYRFNPFDLTKVWPHADYPLQEVGRLTLHRNPTDFHTEIEQAAFEPNNLVPGIGISPDKMLLGRMFAYADAHRHRIGVNYKQIPVNKPQCPVFSYSKDGPMRVENVSDPVYAPNSKGGPAADPERYPESATWAANGEFIRSAYTLRQDDDDFGQAGTLVRDVMDDAARDRLVSNVVGHLKADVTKPVLERAVEYWRNIDQATGDRIAKEF
- a CDS encoding GlsB/YeaQ/YmgE family stress response membrane protein — protein: MVWLIGWVVFGLLIGLIARVLVPGEQQLGCLRTMLLGIAGSFVGGALGYLFQGGSLVQSSGWIGSLVGAVILLVICVRRGKFID